The nucleotide window TTAAACCCTTTCTTCCTACTGGAGAATTGTCGGATGGAGAAATTTTTGAGTGTGAAGAGGGACCTGGTCCAAcaagcaaaaagaaaaaggcggaaaagatgatgttcaaaaaggaaaaaaggttgATATCTGAGTACTCAAAGTATTCTGAATAGGAGGGTGtctgaaaaacaaaaaaaaaagggaaagatgaaaaaaaggaaaggaaagataaataatatatatataaaaaaactgAAATGGTTCCTTAGTTATTGATCTATTCATGTCGGATGCCTTGAGCAAGTTTGATTTTATCAATCTTTCTATCATGAGAAACTCAGACTTGAGTTGGAAGGTGTGACAGTTGCTCTTGCTAACAATGATACTGAAATAGTTTGTTTGACGGCTCAAATTCTAAAACAACACAATCAGAGCGACCTTGAGTAGAGAACATGAAGCCCGGGCAGCAAAGCCTGCTAAACTTTAAGATACGTTTCTGAAAAACCATGTTAAGGGATTTGCTCTACTAATTCTATTCTTTCAATCTCTTGCTCCTAAGCCATCCCCCCTCTTCCTAAATTCCCGTGTGATTCctcattcctttttttctattgaAACTGATTGGGTACTGTCTCGGTTCTCAttcgtaataatattttaaatgccTTAATCGctaatcttttatttatgaatgaaaaatgccTTGTTTCTATTGACTTGTCTCATTACCTTATGCATTTTTACTCATGCTTAGTGTTGCCCAAGTGGCCATGAATTTGCTTGAACTGCGTTTCTGTCAACTTGGTTTACTgctttaacccttttttatgatGTAAAAAGGGGGAAGATTGTTAAGGGTATGAGATCAATGATGTTAGCAATGATGTTAGCTACTTGAAGAGGACATGGTCAGGCCGATAGGGGGAATCAATGAAGGACATGGTCATGCCGATAGAGGGAACCAATGAAGGACATGGTCATGCCGATAAGGGGAATCAATGAAGGACATGGTCATCCCGATAGGGGAAGAAGTTGAACAAGTttttcatcatcaaaaaggggggaaaTACTATTTTATTGCTGGtgtgaagttttgatgatttgacaaacttCGAGAATGATGCAAAAAGGGGACCAATCCAGTTACCTGAAGAGTCTTGTTGATAGGGGAAACTGGTGATTAAGTCTGTTATCATGAAAAAGGGGAAAACTATTATTTTGGAGCTGAAgttaagttttgatgatttaataGACTTAGGGATCTAACAAGGGACCAAATCCTTGTTATCAGGACTGACGACAAGgcaaatgaatgaataaactcagTGTGAGGAATATTTGTGTGTCATCATAAAAAATGGGGgaaatgttatattctaggtgttttgatgatcctcacaaatatAGGGACCCGGTCCCTCGCAGAGTTCTCTTAACCAGATTCATAATGGTGTACAACTGTAAAGTTGTCTTGTCAGGTTAGTTGGTGAAAAGTGCAGCGTACCTCATCGATAGGAAGGGTGGACGAGGTTGCTTGTTTCAGTGGTCAAAACCCGTGTTGGTGACtgatatatacaacaataaaCAAGCAGcattattcattcaaaaagaGAGAGAGCTAGCAagtcttctcaagaactcacaaAGAACATATTGCAAGGGACTTGGTCCCTACAAGACTACGTATGTGAAAAGATGACAAGGCAACTGTCAGAAAAGCTGCCACCTCTGATGTGGTAGGTGCACGTCTTTTTAGAGAAGCAGGCTCTCAACCAATGGGGTCGTCTCATAAGGTTTGTGTCCATTTAATATAGTGTCTTCCCAAAAATACCAACTCAAGATTTGGCAAACAAAATTCACAAGCTTACAAAGAGAAGaccatcttcaaggaagaattCAATCACAATAGAACACATACAACAAGGGACCTGATCAACTGAAGAATTGTTTTCCAtacatgttgttgttgttgttgtttgcttATATTGTGATAAACTTATAAGATTCGTTTCACTCTTATAAGAAACGTTTCGAACCTTTGTATAAGTTAGTGTAAGAACATTGTTAGAGTTAACTTTGCGTCTTACGGTTtgaagtctatattaattaCTGATAGTTAATATAGTGGGCATTGGATGCATTACTTTGGCTCAGTAAGTAATATGAGTATTACTTAGTGTGGGACTAAGAGTTTGGTCTCATTGTTGTGGTTGTAGTCTGTGTTTCACTTTTGCTTGGAGATTAGTGATAATAGTTGAAAATCCTGtgtgacaggtcgtggttttactcccttgagcaaggaggtttccacatAAAACTCTTGTGCTTGTTTTACGTTGTGCTATTTATTTTCTGCACTTTTGTTCTGTCGGGGGACTTGGTCCTGTGATCACTGGTGGACGCACACATTCCAACAATGTAGCCCTCCTCTCATGTATAATTTGAAGTTCTATTAGCAAAGTAGGGATCAATGTCAAACCCTCCGATGATTACAGACAATACAAGGTCTGTGGAATTGgcttgaataaaaaaaaatattatctttattttacaAATGCTAAGTAAACTAATTTGTCTTTTGGGCAAATCTAGGCTTGTCAGGATAACTTAcaaatttttcatattctttcatAGTTATCAAATAATACATATTCATTTTTATGCGTTCGAGCTAATCGCttagttcaaaattttgattcggataaattgttaaattagaattatttttgaaaCTTCGACATTTGAATTATTCCATTACTTGAAATAGTATGAATGTTTAAGTATCaaataatttatgttcatttttaaataagattttttcacaagtaattctttAAGATTTTCATTATTAACATATTTAATCCATTCGTCAACCACATGTAACTTTTCTTAGAGGATCGCTTGAACCCTTACCTaaacttaaatttaattaaaggttttcaaaattatcttttaaaatggttttcttaatttcctaaaAATTAGGTGACAACTcacttattatttttcaaaaataaattaaattttcgCGAAGGCATGAAGTTTTTGAACTTAGTTTTGAAAATGGCGTTAACAAATTACCTTCAGTtctttatgaaaaatttatgcTATGATTATTTCTCCTAGTTTTGTATATCTTTTAGAAGCTGTATTTGTAACttacaattaattaacaaaGTACTATTAAAAAGGGAAGTCCAATGGAAAtgaaaatttaacaaaaataaagttttagtGGTTTTTTGTTAAGGAAGGAATGAGAAGTCGTACTATTTTTTAGGGGAACTAAAGGATGGGAACAAAATTTAATAGTATTGACAAAGTAAAATCATACCTTTAGAATAGAGAGAATAACACTATTCCAAGGAAAAATTTAAGGTAATCCACACAAACTTGTTGCTCCTCCATACTATAAATAAGACAGAAATCAGATAGGAAAATCATCAACAGGAAATAAACACAACCTTCAATAAAACCCCTCTGAGTTCTTCACTTACAAGAAGAACCATAGGGGTTGTTTCATAGGgaaacccccaaaaaaaaaatacaaaaaaaaaaaaaaaagaaacaagaaaaaccaaaaaaatggcAAAAAAGGTGGTAATTGGTGGAATAGCTTCTGTTCTTGTGGTGGCTTGTGTGGTGGCAGCCTGTGTCACCCTGACTAAACATGACTCTGATACTTCATCAAATGAAGTTGCAACTTCAACAAAGTCAGTTGAATCTATGTGCCAACCCACACCATACAAACAAACTTGTGAAAAGACCCTCTCCACCGCCAATAATGTGTCTGATCCAAAGGACTACATCAAGGTTGCATTCGAAGCCACTGTGACAGATATCAAGAATGCCATCATGAACATTGAGCCAATCAAGAAAGCTGCCAGTGATCCTTACACAAAAGATGCTCTCCATGCTTGTGAAGAGTTGTTTGATCTAGCCATTGAGGATCTAAGGGGCTCTGTCGCTAAGATTGAGAACTTCGATTTCTCTAAGATCAAGGATGTGGTGGATGACCTCAAGACATGGCTTAGCGCTGTGGTTGCTTATGAAGAAACTTGTTTAGATGGTTTTACCAAATCAGAATACAGTGCAACCCGTGACGAAATGGTGAAGCTAATGAACACCACCCGGGAGCTGAGTATCAATGCTCTTTCCATGGTCAACAGCTTCGGTGAAATGATCACACAAACCACAGGACTTACCCGCAAATTGTTATCAAACAGTGACTCGTTTGTCGAAGCCAGTAACCGTAAGCTCCTTCAAATTTCTGCCGCTAAGCCTAATGCTGTGGTTTCTGCCAGTGGAGATGGACAATACAAGACCATTCAGGAAGCAGTTAACGCTGTCCCCAAGAACAATCCAACTCCTTTCATTATCCTGATCAAGGCCGGTACATACAAGGAACACATTGAAATCGAAAAGAGCAAGCCAAATGTTGTGTTTATTGGTGAAGGCGCGACCAAGACCATAATCACTGGTGACAGGGGAGTAAAGAATGGTGGCGGTTATGCAACATGGCATACATGTGCCCTTGGTGTTGCTGGTGAAGGTTTTGTTATCAGGGACATCGGTCTTGAAAACACAGCAGGACCCGAAAAAGAACAAGCTGTTGCATTGAGGATTAATGCTGATAAAGCAATTGTCTACAACTGCAAAATCGATGGTTTCCAAGACACCCTATACGCTCACTCATTCAGACAATTCTACCGTGACTGTATCATTACAGGCACCATTGATTTCATGTTTGGTGATGCAAGTGCTGTTTTCCAAAACTGCCAAATAATTGTGAGGAAACCAGGTAATACACAAGCTTGCATGGTCACTGCTCAAGGAAGGACAGTACCAACTAGTGTTGGTGGATTCGTTATCCAGAATTGTGACATCAAGCCTGAGCCAGGATTCCCTACCGCTACTAAAGCCTATCTTGGACGTCCATGGAAGGAGTTTTCCAAGACCATCATAATGCAATCAAACATCGATGCATTCATTGATCCATCAGGATGGGCACCATGGAATACAACTGATTTTGGAATACACACATGTTTCTATGCAGAGTATCAGAACAGAGGTCCAGGTGCCGCACTTGACAAAAGAGTCTCAACATGGAGAGGTTACCAAAGAGGAATTTCAGGAGACGCTATTAACCAATTCACTGCCGGCAAATTCATTAACACCGAATCACCCTGGCTACCCAAGGGTGATATTCCCTATGATGCTGGCATGATGAAGGTGTAATTACATATACCATTCATTGTGTAACTTCCTAAAATTATCCAaacttttatttccttttcctcTTCGTGTCTCCGTCCTACAAGGACTATTttgttttagataattaatctatttttgCTCCTTTGTTTAGACAATAAAAACTTATCTTATATTCATCCATTTTGTTTACACAATCATTaagatgataataataatatgtttttttttctatccaCCTATATATGATTCCGTACTTTGTCTTTTTTTACTGTCcaataatacaacaacaacaacaacaatatatacgactatttttcttcatctcaAGTCAACATTATACGAAATAAAATCAAAAAGCAGTAAAAGTATTAAGATCAGACCAGGTTATGAAGTTTTTTAACTTAAGTATCGAAAACGGTCCTAATAATTGTTATTGGTGATTCTTCCCTATTTTTGGCTTGAAAAgaattcaagattcatcattgTTATTGGTGATTCTTTtctaaaaatcaaattcaaattcaaattcaatattcaatatCAATAAGCCTCATATTGAGAAGCACTGAAATTTCTTGTTCACTtcattatgaatgaatttatccTATGATTATTTTACTCATAGTTTAGAATATTATCTTTTAGAAGTTGtaattgaaacttgaaactttcaattaattaaCAACCTTTTTTGTAACATTCTGAATACATAAGTATTAAAGAAGGGAAGTCCAATGAAAATGAAGATTCAACAAATATAACTTGTTGTATTATAATATTTCTCAGAAttgtttgtgtttttttgtCAAGGAAGGTGTGTGCTTGTGTGTGCGCgcgtgtgtgtgagagagagggAGAGGTAAGTCTATTTTTGTGGGAAACTAATGGAAGGGAGCAAATTTAGTAGTATTAACAAAGTAAAATTATACCTTTAGAATTGAGAGGATGACACTATTCCAAAGAGAAATTTAAGGTAATCCAAACAAAACTTGTTGCTCCTCCATACTATAAATAATAGAGAAATAAGATAGGAAAAATCATCAAACATGAATTAAatatatacatccttcaaaaaATCCCTCTTGAGTTCTTCACTTATTAGAAGAACCATAGGGGTTGTTTCATAGGGAATCCccccaaaatccaaaaaaataaatattaaagaaaaaaaaaaacaaaaaaaatgtcaaacaaGGTGTTCATTGGTGGAATAGCTTCTGTTCTTGTGGTGGCTTGTGTGGTGGCAGCCTGTGTCACCCTGACTAAACATGACTCAGATACTTCATCAAATGGAGTTGCAACTTCAACAAAGTCAGTTGAATCTATGTGTCAACCCACACCATACAAACAAACTTGTGAAAAGACTCTCTCCGCGGCAAAGAATGTGTCCGATCCAAAGGACTACATCAAGGTTGCATTCGAAGCCACTGTGGCAGACATCAAGAATGCCCTCAAGAACACTGAGCCAATTAAGAAAGCTGCCAGTGATCCTTACACCAAAGATGCTCTCCTTGCTTGTGAAGAGTTGTTTGATCTAGCCGTTGAGGATCTAAGGGGCTCTGTCGCAAAAATAGAGAACTTTGATTTCTCTAAGATAAAGGATATAGTGGATGACCTCAAGTCATGGCTTAGCGCTGTGGTTGCTTATGA belongs to Solanum stenotomum isolate F172 chromosome 1, ASM1918654v1, whole genome shotgun sequence and includes:
- the LOC125853792 gene encoding pectinesterase-like, with product MAKKVVIGGIASVLVVACVVAACVTLTKHDSDTSSNEVATSTKSVESMCQPTPYKQTCEKTLSTANNVSDPKDYIKVAFEATVTDIKNAIMNIEPIKKAASDPYTKDALHACEELFDLAIEDLRGSVAKIENFDFSKIKDVVDDLKTWLSAVVAYEETCLDGFTKSEYSATRDEMVKLMNTTRELSINALSMVNSFGEMITQTTGLTRKLLSNSDSFVEASNRKLLQISAAKPNAVVSASGDGQYKTIQEAVNAVPKNNPTPFIILIKAGTYKEHIEIEKSKPNVVFIGEGATKTIITGDRGVKNGGGYATWHTCALGVAGEGFVIRDIGLENTAGPEKEQAVALRINADKAIVYNCKIDGFQDTLYAHSFRQFYRDCIITGTIDFMFGDASAVFQNCQIIVRKPGNTQACMVTAQGRTVPTSVGGFVIQNCDIKPEPGFPTATKAYLGRPWKEFSKTIIMQSNIDAFIDPSGWAPWNTTDFGIHTCFYAEYQNRGPGAALDKRVSTWRGYQRGISGDAINQFTAGKFINTESPWLPKGDIPYDAGMMKV